One segment of Perognathus longimembris pacificus isolate PPM17 chromosome 26, ASM2315922v1, whole genome shotgun sequence DNA contains the following:
- the Ttc21a gene encoding tetratricopeptide repeat protein 21A isoform X3: MSSADSSLVAEIIYYSQEQYFNQLEQATTRGLEKFNSDPALLFFKAYGLLRQGHFGDAISDLENIQSHPNLSLCSVMALLYAHRSYNTSDREAIQELESSLKELRQSAGHTAFYYASLFLWLIGRQEKAREYIDHMLKAFGHNDREDLVLKGWVDLTSDKPHIVKKSIKYLDQGTQDTKDVLGLMGKATYLMMHQNFSGALEMVNQITVASGGFLPALTLKMRLFLARHDWEQTIETAHRILEKDENNIDACQILAVHELAREGNTIIAANFVGNLIRALETKEPGNPSLHLKKILVVSRLCGRHQEVVQLVSSFLEQISTAMPSCGLAATELGYLYLLQNQPKEARAWYTQATKLEENRMSVLTGNIWCHILQGQLEEATQQLEFLKEVQQSLGKSEVLVFLQALLASKKHQGEQEAPALLKEAVELHFSAMHSLPLGPEYFERLDPSFLVCVARQFLRFCPKQPRAPGQVLSPLLKQVAMILSPVLKAAPAMMDPLFVMAEVKFLSGDLENAQHTLQRCLDLDPTLAETHLLMAQIYLAQDNFTMCAHCLELGVSHNFQVRNYPLYHFIKARALNKSGDHPEAIKTLKMIMKMPVMKGEEGGRRPRTPSLQPSERASVLLELVDALRLNGELHEATKVMQDAIHQFSGTPEESRVTIANVDLALSKGSVDVALDMLRRVAPAQPGYIQAKEKMAAIYLRAHKDARLYIGCYRELCEHLPGPHTSLLLGDAYMNIQEPEKALEVYEEAYKKNPHDASLVSRIGQAYVKTHQYSKAINYYEAAQKISGQDFLCCDLAELLLKLKKFNKAEKVLKQALDRDSAKDIASLMNQVKCLLLLAKVYKSHRKEEVVETLNKALDLQLRILKRVPMEQPEAIPPQKQLASSICVQCAEYYAAEKDYAKAVRSYKDALSYAPTNNKVVLELARLHLLQGHLDLCEDQCAMLLQTCQEDASTSVILADLMFQKQNYEAAISHYRQVLEKVPDNFLVLNKLIDLLRRSGRLEEAPTFFELAKKASGRVLSEPGFNYCRGIYYWHIGQPNEALKFLNKARKDSTWGQMATYNMVQICLNPDNEIVGGEAFENPGAENNSWGRTESRQHGVRTAEKLLQEFSWPLDPAPAQLQLLQSLCLLATREKTNMELALGVFVNMVQAEKDNVAGLLAMAQAYTLLKQIPKARTQLKRLAKAPWALPEADELEQGWLLLADLYCQSGKFDLASELLRRCLQYNKSCSKAYEYMGFIMEKEQSYKDAATNYELAWKYSHHANPAVGFKLAFNYLKDKKFVEAIEICHCVLREHPNYPKIREEILEKAQGSLRP, from the exons aTGAGCAGCGCCGACTCCTCCCTCGTG GCTGAGATCATTTATTACAGCCAAGAGCAGTACTTTAACCAACTAGAGCAGGCCACCACCCGAGGCCTGGAGAAATTCAACAGCGACCCTGCGCTGCTATTCTTCAAGGCCTATGGACTCCTCAGACAAG GACACTTTGGAGACGCCATCAGTGACCTGGAGAATATTCAGAGCCATCCAAACCTGTCCCTGTGCTCTGTCATGGCGCTCCTGTATGCCCACCGAAGCTACAACACCAGTG ATCGGGAGGCGATTCAGGAGCTGGAGAGCAGCCTAAAGGAGCTACGCCAGAGCGCAGGCCACACCGCCTTCTACTACGCCAGTCTCTTCCTGTGGCTCATAGGCCGCCAGGAGAAAGCCAGGGAATACATCGACCACATGCTCAAGGCTTTTGGCCACAATGACAGAGAG GACCTCGTCCTCAAAGGCTGGGTGGACCTCACCTCCGACAAGCCCCACATCGTGAAGAAGTCCATCAAGTACCTGGACCAAGGCACTCAAGACACCAAGGACGTGCTGGGGCTTATGGGAAAG GCAACATATCTGATGATGCACCAGAACTTCTCAGGGGCCCTGGAGATGGTCAACCAGATCACTGTGGCATCCGGGGGCTTCCTGCCGGCCCTGACCCTGAAGATGCGGCTCTTCCTGGCTCGTCATGACTGGGAACAGACCATCGAGACCGCACACAG aATCCTTGAGAAAGATGAAAACAATATCGACGCCTGCCAGATCCTAGCTGTGCACGAACTTGCAAGAGAAGGAAACACAATCATA GCTGCCAATTTTGTGGGGAATCTGATTAGGGCCTTGGAGACGAAAGAGCCTGGAAACCCAAGCCTCCACCTCAAGAAGATTCTGGTGGTTAGCCGATTG TGTGGGAGGCACCAGGAGGTGGTGCAGCTGGTGAGCAGCTTCCTGGAGCAGATCTCCACGGCCATGCCTTCCTGCGGCCTGGCGGCCACGGAGCTGGGCTACCTGTACCTCCTGCAGAACCAGCCGAAGGAGGCGCGGGCCTGGTACACCCAGGCCACGAAGCTGGAGGAGAACAGGATGTCCGTCCTCACAG GGAACATTTGGTGTCACATCCTCCAAGGCCAGCTAGAGGAGGCCACGCAGCAGCTGGAGTTCCTCAAGGAGGTGCAGCAATCTCTGGGGAAGTCTGAG GTGCTGGTGTTCCTCCAGGCGCTCCTGGCCTCGAAGAAACACCAAGGGGAGCAGGAGGCGCCCGCGCTGCTCAAGGAGGCCGTGGAGCTGCACTTCTCCGCCATGCACTCGCTGCCCCTGGGCCCCGAGTACTTCGAGCGCCTGGACCCCAGCTTCCTGGTCTGCGTGGCCCGCCAGTTCCTGCGCTTCTGCCCCAAGCAG ccccgggccccgggccaggTCTTGTCTCCGCTGCTGAAGCAAGTGGCCATGATCCTGAGTCCTGTGTTGAAGGCGGCACCGGCCATGATGGACCCCCTGTTTGTGATGGCTGAGGTCAAATTTCTCTCAG GAGACCTGGAGAACGCTCAGCACACCCTGCAGCGTTGCCTGGACCTGGATCCCACCTTGGCGGAGACGCACCTCCTCATGGCGCAGATCTACCTGGCCCAGGACAACTTCACCATGTGCGCCCACTGCCTGGAGCTGGGTGTCAGCCACAACTTCCAG GTTCGAAACTACCCCCTGTACCACTTCATCAAGGCCAGGGCCCTCAACAAATCCGGTGACCACCCCGAAGCCATCAAGACCCTGAAGATGATCATGAAAATGCCAGTCatgaagggggaagaggggggcagGAGACCCCGGACGCCATCTTTGCAGCCCAGCGAGAGGGCGTCCGTCTTGTTGGAGTTGGTAGACGCCCTGCGGTTGAATGGCGAGCTG CACGAGGCCACGAAAGTCATGCAGGACGCCATTCACCAGTTCAGCGGCACACCCGAGGAGAGCCGCGTCACCATCGCCAACGTGGACCTGGCCCTGAGCAAGGGCAGCGTGGACGTGGCCCTTGACATGCTCAGGCGCGTGGCCCCCGCCCAGCCCGGCTACATCCAGGCCAAGGAGAAGATGGCCGCCATCTACCTGCGTGCCCACAAGGATGCCCGCCTCTACATCGGCTGCTACCG AGAGCTCTGTGAGCACCTGCCCGGCCCGCACACCAGCCTGCTGCTGGGGGACGCCTACATGAACATCCAGGAG CCGGAGAAGGCCCTGGAGGTGTATGAGGAGGCTTACAAGAAGAACCCCCATGATGCCTCACTGGTCAGCAGGATTGGACAGGCTTACGTGAAGACGCACCAGTACAGCAAG GCGATTAATTATTACGAGGCTGCCCAGAAGATCAGTGGGCAGGACTTTCTGTGCTGTGACCTGGCAGAGCTGCTTCTGAAATTAAAGAAGTTCAACAAAGCCGAGAAGGTTCTGAAGCAGGCGCTGGATCGCGATTCTG CCAAAGACATCGCCTCCCTGATGAACCAGGTGAAGTGCTTGCTGCTACTGGCGAAGGTGTACAAGAGCCACAGAAAGGAGGAAGTGGTGGAGACTTTGAACAAG GCCTTAGATCTGCAGCTGAGAATTCTGAAGCGGGTTCCCATGGAGCAGCCGGAAGCCATCCCTCCCCAGAAGCAGCTGGCCTCGTCCATCTGTGTCCAGTGTGCTGAGTACTACGCCGCAGAGAAGGACTACGCAAAAGCCGTGCGCTCGTACAAGGATGCCCTCTCCTACGCGCCCACCAATAATAAG GTGGTGTTGGAGCTGGCGCGGCTCCATCTGCTCCAGGGACATCTGGATCTGTGCGAGGACCAGTGCGCCATGCTGCTGCAGACCTGCCAGGAGGACGCCTCCACCTCTGTG ATATTGGCTGACCTGATGTTTCAGAAACAGAACTACGAAGCAGCCATTAGTCACTACCGGCAAGTCCTGGAGAAAGTTCCAG ACAACTTTCTGGTATTGAACAAATTGATCGATCTCCTGCGCCGCAGTGGACGGCTGGAGGAGGCCCCCACGTTCTTCGAACTGGCTAAGAAAGCATCCGGCAGGGTGCTGTCGGAGCCAGGGTTCAACTACTGCAGGGGCATCTATTACTG GCACATCGGACAGCCCAACGAGGCCTTGAAGTTCCTGAATAAGGCCCGGAAAGACAGCACGTGGGGCCAGATGGCCACGTACAACATGGTGCAGATCTGCCTGAACCCCGATAACGAGATTGTGGGAGGAGAGGCCTTTGAAAACCCGGGGGCCGAGAACAA CTCTTGGGGCAGGACAGAATCCCGTCAGCACGGGGTCCGCACGGCCGAGAAGCTCCTACAGGAATTCTCCTGGCCCTTGGACCCAGCTCCGGCCCAGCTCCAGCTCCTGCAGAGCCTCTGCCTGCTGGCTACCAGGGAGAAAACCAACATGGAGCTGGCTCTGGGCGTCTTTGTCAACATGGTGCAGGCCgag AAGGACAATGTGGCCGGGCTGTTGGCCATGGCGCAGGCGTACACGCTGCTCAAGCAGATCCCCAAGGCCCGCACCCAGCTCAAGCGCCTGGCCAAGGCCCCCTGGGCGCTGCCCGAGGCCGACGAGCTGGAGCAGGGTTGGCTGCTCCTGGCCGACCTCTACTGCCAGAGTGGGAAGTTCGACTTGGCCTCTGAGTTGCTAAGACGCTGTCTGCAGTACAACAag
- the Ttc21a gene encoding tetratricopeptide repeat protein 21A isoform X4 has translation MSSADSSLVAEIIYYSQEQYFNQLEQATTRGLEKFNSDPALLFFKAYGLLRQGHFGDAISDLENIQSHPNLSLCSVMALLYAHRSYNTSDREAIQELESSLKELRQSAGHTAFYYASLFLWLIGRQEKAREYIDHMLKAFGHNDREATYLMMHQNFSGALEMVNQITVASGGFLPALTLKMRLFLARHDWEQTIETAHRILEKDENNIDACQILAVHELAREGNTIIAANFVGNLIRALETKEPGNPSLHLKKILVVSRLCGRHQEVVQLVSSFLEQISTAMPSCGLAATELGYLYLLQNQPKEARAWYTQATKLEENRMSVLTGNIWCHILQGQLEEATQQLEFLKEVQQSLGKSEVLVFLQALLASKKHQGEQEAPALLKEAVELHFSAMHSLPLGPEYFERLDPSFLVCVARQFLRFCPKQPRAPGQVLSPLLKQVAMILSPVLKAAPAMMDPLFVMAEVKFLSGDLENAQHTLQRCLDLDPTLAETHLLMAQIYLAQDNFTMCAHCLELGVSHNFQVRNYPLYHFIKARALNKSGDHPEAIKTLKMIMKMPVMKGEEGGRRPRTPSLQPSERASVLLELVDALRLNGELHEATKVMQDAIHQFSGTPEESRVTIANVDLALSKGSVDVALDMLRRVAPAQPGYIQAKEKMAAIYLRAHKDARLYIGCYRELCEHLPGPHTSLLLGDAYMNIQEPEKALEVYEEAYKKNPHDASLVSRIGQAYVKTHQYSKAINYYEAAQKISGQDFLCCDLAELLLKLKKFNKAEKVLKQALDRDSAKDIASLMNQVKCLLLLAKVYKSHRKEEVVETLNKALDLQLRILKRVPMEQPEAIPPQKQLASSICVQCAEYYAAEKDYAKAVRSYKDALSYAPTNNKVVLELARLHLLQGHLDLCEDQCAMLLQTCQEDASTSVILADLMFQKQNYEAAISHYRQVLEKVPDNFLVLNKLIDLLRRSGRLEEAPTFFELAKKASGRVLSEPGFNYCRGIYYWHIGQPNEALKFLNKARKDSTWGQMATYNMVQICLNPDNEIVGGEAFENPGAENNSWGRTESRQHGVRTAEKLLQEFSWPLDPAPAQLQLLQSLCLLATREKTNMELALGVFVNMVQAEKDNVAGLLAMAQAYTLLKQIPKARTQLKRLAKAPWALPEADELEQGWLLLADLYCQSGKFDLASELLRRCLQYNKSCSKAYEYMGFIMEKEQSYKDAATNYELAWKYSHHANPAVGFKLAFNYLKDKKFVEAIEICHCVLREHPNYPKIREEILEKAQGSLRP, from the exons aTGAGCAGCGCCGACTCCTCCCTCGTG GCTGAGATCATTTATTACAGCCAAGAGCAGTACTTTAACCAACTAGAGCAGGCCACCACCCGAGGCCTGGAGAAATTCAACAGCGACCCTGCGCTGCTATTCTTCAAGGCCTATGGACTCCTCAGACAAG GACACTTTGGAGACGCCATCAGTGACCTGGAGAATATTCAGAGCCATCCAAACCTGTCCCTGTGCTCTGTCATGGCGCTCCTGTATGCCCACCGAAGCTACAACACCAGTG ATCGGGAGGCGATTCAGGAGCTGGAGAGCAGCCTAAAGGAGCTACGCCAGAGCGCAGGCCACACCGCCTTCTACTACGCCAGTCTCTTCCTGTGGCTCATAGGCCGCCAGGAGAAAGCCAGGGAATACATCGACCACATGCTCAAGGCTTTTGGCCACAATGACAGAGAG GCAACATATCTGATGATGCACCAGAACTTCTCAGGGGCCCTGGAGATGGTCAACCAGATCACTGTGGCATCCGGGGGCTTCCTGCCGGCCCTGACCCTGAAGATGCGGCTCTTCCTGGCTCGTCATGACTGGGAACAGACCATCGAGACCGCACACAG aATCCTTGAGAAAGATGAAAACAATATCGACGCCTGCCAGATCCTAGCTGTGCACGAACTTGCAAGAGAAGGAAACACAATCATA GCTGCCAATTTTGTGGGGAATCTGATTAGGGCCTTGGAGACGAAAGAGCCTGGAAACCCAAGCCTCCACCTCAAGAAGATTCTGGTGGTTAGCCGATTG TGTGGGAGGCACCAGGAGGTGGTGCAGCTGGTGAGCAGCTTCCTGGAGCAGATCTCCACGGCCATGCCTTCCTGCGGCCTGGCGGCCACGGAGCTGGGCTACCTGTACCTCCTGCAGAACCAGCCGAAGGAGGCGCGGGCCTGGTACACCCAGGCCACGAAGCTGGAGGAGAACAGGATGTCCGTCCTCACAG GGAACATTTGGTGTCACATCCTCCAAGGCCAGCTAGAGGAGGCCACGCAGCAGCTGGAGTTCCTCAAGGAGGTGCAGCAATCTCTGGGGAAGTCTGAG GTGCTGGTGTTCCTCCAGGCGCTCCTGGCCTCGAAGAAACACCAAGGGGAGCAGGAGGCGCCCGCGCTGCTCAAGGAGGCCGTGGAGCTGCACTTCTCCGCCATGCACTCGCTGCCCCTGGGCCCCGAGTACTTCGAGCGCCTGGACCCCAGCTTCCTGGTCTGCGTGGCCCGCCAGTTCCTGCGCTTCTGCCCCAAGCAG ccccgggccccgggccaggTCTTGTCTCCGCTGCTGAAGCAAGTGGCCATGATCCTGAGTCCTGTGTTGAAGGCGGCACCGGCCATGATGGACCCCCTGTTTGTGATGGCTGAGGTCAAATTTCTCTCAG GAGACCTGGAGAACGCTCAGCACACCCTGCAGCGTTGCCTGGACCTGGATCCCACCTTGGCGGAGACGCACCTCCTCATGGCGCAGATCTACCTGGCCCAGGACAACTTCACCATGTGCGCCCACTGCCTGGAGCTGGGTGTCAGCCACAACTTCCAG GTTCGAAACTACCCCCTGTACCACTTCATCAAGGCCAGGGCCCTCAACAAATCCGGTGACCACCCCGAAGCCATCAAGACCCTGAAGATGATCATGAAAATGCCAGTCatgaagggggaagaggggggcagGAGACCCCGGACGCCATCTTTGCAGCCCAGCGAGAGGGCGTCCGTCTTGTTGGAGTTGGTAGACGCCCTGCGGTTGAATGGCGAGCTG CACGAGGCCACGAAAGTCATGCAGGACGCCATTCACCAGTTCAGCGGCACACCCGAGGAGAGCCGCGTCACCATCGCCAACGTGGACCTGGCCCTGAGCAAGGGCAGCGTGGACGTGGCCCTTGACATGCTCAGGCGCGTGGCCCCCGCCCAGCCCGGCTACATCCAGGCCAAGGAGAAGATGGCCGCCATCTACCTGCGTGCCCACAAGGATGCCCGCCTCTACATCGGCTGCTACCG AGAGCTCTGTGAGCACCTGCCCGGCCCGCACACCAGCCTGCTGCTGGGGGACGCCTACATGAACATCCAGGAG CCGGAGAAGGCCCTGGAGGTGTATGAGGAGGCTTACAAGAAGAACCCCCATGATGCCTCACTGGTCAGCAGGATTGGACAGGCTTACGTGAAGACGCACCAGTACAGCAAG GCGATTAATTATTACGAGGCTGCCCAGAAGATCAGTGGGCAGGACTTTCTGTGCTGTGACCTGGCAGAGCTGCTTCTGAAATTAAAGAAGTTCAACAAAGCCGAGAAGGTTCTGAAGCAGGCGCTGGATCGCGATTCTG CCAAAGACATCGCCTCCCTGATGAACCAGGTGAAGTGCTTGCTGCTACTGGCGAAGGTGTACAAGAGCCACAGAAAGGAGGAAGTGGTGGAGACTTTGAACAAG GCCTTAGATCTGCAGCTGAGAATTCTGAAGCGGGTTCCCATGGAGCAGCCGGAAGCCATCCCTCCCCAGAAGCAGCTGGCCTCGTCCATCTGTGTCCAGTGTGCTGAGTACTACGCCGCAGAGAAGGACTACGCAAAAGCCGTGCGCTCGTACAAGGATGCCCTCTCCTACGCGCCCACCAATAATAAG GTGGTGTTGGAGCTGGCGCGGCTCCATCTGCTCCAGGGACATCTGGATCTGTGCGAGGACCAGTGCGCCATGCTGCTGCAGACCTGCCAGGAGGACGCCTCCACCTCTGTG ATATTGGCTGACCTGATGTTTCAGAAACAGAACTACGAAGCAGCCATTAGTCACTACCGGCAAGTCCTGGAGAAAGTTCCAG ACAACTTTCTGGTATTGAACAAATTGATCGATCTCCTGCGCCGCAGTGGACGGCTGGAGGAGGCCCCCACGTTCTTCGAACTGGCTAAGAAAGCATCCGGCAGGGTGCTGTCGGAGCCAGGGTTCAACTACTGCAGGGGCATCTATTACTG GCACATCGGACAGCCCAACGAGGCCTTGAAGTTCCTGAATAAGGCCCGGAAAGACAGCACGTGGGGCCAGATGGCCACGTACAACATGGTGCAGATCTGCCTGAACCCCGATAACGAGATTGTGGGAGGAGAGGCCTTTGAAAACCCGGGGGCCGAGAACAA CTCTTGGGGCAGGACAGAATCCCGTCAGCACGGGGTCCGCACGGCCGAGAAGCTCCTACAGGAATTCTCCTGGCCCTTGGACCCAGCTCCGGCCCAGCTCCAGCTCCTGCAGAGCCTCTGCCTGCTGGCTACCAGGGAGAAAACCAACATGGAGCTGGCTCTGGGCGTCTTTGTCAACATGGTGCAGGCCgag AAGGACAATGTGGCCGGGCTGTTGGCCATGGCGCAGGCGTACACGCTGCTCAAGCAGATCCCCAAGGCCCGCACCCAGCTCAAGCGCCTGGCCAAGGCCCCCTGGGCGCTGCCCGAGGCCGACGAGCTGGAGCAGGGTTGGCTGCTCCTGGCCGACCTCTACTGCCAGAGTGGGAAGTTCGACTTGGCCTCTGAGTTGCTAAGACGCTGTCTGCAGTACAACAag